TCATTTACCTGTGCTGCCATCTGCCCTTTTTGTACAGCCTGAAACTACCGGCAGAAGCGGCTGCCAGAACGAGAGCCTCCAAGATGGAGAAGCATCTTGCTACTTTACCTTGGGGAAGAGTGTTCCACGCACAGCACAGCatcttaaaattaactagaggggactctcgtgcaaatcgcacttgtggctttgtttatggctgtgtttctgttttgtttaGAAGAAAACAACGATCGCTTTTGAACAACGTGACCCaatttgaaaaggtaagcttaaaataacactggggagaagtgcaaccgctgaacatttggtGACTTTTGTTCCGTAACAACGCAGTTCCAAGCCACACgagcacacacggagccagaagtacaaagattagacaaatccgtgtactacccatcattcccattttcgctgaagtgccgtgcattgcagctcccatagacactagcgccaaagttccctgtagtgtatatttaggaaacacCATGTCACACAGTACTTCCTCCCTACACAGCTATGGCACATGCTTGTGTTGGAAAAGCCCTGCTTGGTCATTGGCCGTGCACTGATAACGTATTACTGACATCGTGTCATGTTGCTGAAGTGGGTGGAGTCACAATGACAGGCTACACTTTGCCCCTCTCTATGGTGGAGAAAGGCGGTAAATTCACGTGAAATTTTGAAACCGGCTGAAACTGATATTCTATCCCCTATAAGTTCCTTATTATAGCACTATTTGCAAAATCGTTTTGGCAGCATTTTCACACAGCAAAAGTGCATATATTTCTTGTCACTGCAATTTTTGGACCTTCGAGGTTATTTACTGGCTGCTACATAAATCTTAAGGCAGCAAAACAACGTTGTTGGTGTCTGCAAGTGCCTATAGGTGCCTCTTCACTTGTTTTGCCCTGACAAGCACCCAAAGTAATGTTGGGTAACGAAATAAAAATATAAACCCGTGCTTAACAAAAAAACTGGAGTGCATTTTAAACAATATAATGAAAAATCCCTCCGTTACAGGGGCTATCCTAATTTATTTATGTTGTCAGCGGTTGTCTGTACCTTCAAAGGCAATCTACAGCGATTTCTCGAGGTCAATGTAACTCACTAAAAATTCCCTGGGTACATTCCTTCGCACCTTTCCGTCACTTGTGCCAAATTACAGGCTATGGAAATGTACACACCCTTTACAAATGAACTTTATTGATAGCCCCAACTCTCTTCGCTGGCTTCCCACAATTACTGGTGACATTGTATGTGTGACGTCATATAGGGCAAAGCGACAAAAGTGACGAAGCCGAGGTGCCCCTACAGCATCTGCTGTCCAGGTAACAATCCTGTTTGTTTGGGCAGCGCTTCCATTGATCAGGCGGGCAAAGTGGAGTTCATTGTGGGCATGACTGCAATAGGTGGCAAGTGGTGTTGCACCGTGGGCTGCGCATGATTCCCCTTAACAGTCACAAAAAACTCCCACAGCAAATGATTACTCTTTATTTCTATTTCAGAGTGTTTCAACTAGCAGTGCCAGTTTACCCCACATAATGTATGGTATTACTGTGCCATCTGAAGAGTGCACATGTGCAGTACATTGCCGTACCGAAACACTTCCTGTCCACCTAGGCTGCACCTATTCATATACTGTAAGCTGTGCACCATGTAAAAGGTGGCTCCGTACTTGGCTGATATTACATTTTATCAACCATACCAGTATGATATCAAACACCACTATCCACGAACTTATGCATTCTTCCTACAGAAATATTAAACAGTTAAAGATTGTCCGCAAACTTCTTAGGGTTGGCATTTTATCAGATCGCAGCAGCTACAAACATGAGTAAACTGGACAGCTGGTGTGGTCTGTCAGTGGAATGCGCATCGAGGAGATCACATAACTAAGCAGACGTGTTATACTCCATTGATGAGGAATGGCAATATTAGTTGGCCTCCAAATGCATACAGGTCACAGCTGTCCGTGCTCCTCCGGGCTGATGAGCAACTAGCACAGACATGGTACAGCTGTATTAACATGGTCACCTCTGCACTGATCATCTGATCTTCACCTATTTCACAGCTTTCATACACCGCAGTGGCTGGATCATCATGACGTGCACAATTTGCAGATCTTACCAGCTTTTACTTTCAGCGAAGACAGCACTACTCTATTGGGTTTTGGTATTGCGTTTATTGCTTATTTAAAATTATTGCCTAATATACTATCGGGCCAGTGACTGGAGTGCCTGAGGAACACAGAAGCCCCATTACTTTGACATCCATGGCCAAGAAATCACTGTAGTTGGCCTTGAAAGCTTTCGTATTTTAAATGAGGCCGTGATCGCACAGTTTGACAAATGCTATCAAGCCAATGACAGGAGTGTCACAGGAACATAGAAGCACCATTAGTTagacaaggtaaaaaaaaaaaaaaaaacgctggagaTGGCCTTCAAGCTTAAGTCTTAAATAAGGCGGTGATCACATAGTTTGACAAAAAAGTACTCTTGTGTAGTTAACAGTTCTATGCACTGTTACAGCTTAATTGCAATCAATTCATTGAATTTTTCAAATTTGAACCCGTCAGGCATTCTCGTTATGGCAACGAACAGGCTATGTCTTTTTTCACAACGTTCGTTCGACAGGCGACATATACTAAAACAAACAAGACGCGCCCGCAGTCTTCGAACTACCACTACGAATGAATGCCTCATacttccttcttgtctctgtgtcgtcgttttgttctcgcgctataactatcgtcatgccataccaactagcccaagctgccacacttctatcaTACTTCCCGTCATGATTACAGAACGCGGGTGAAACACGAAACCAGTTACGTGGGTAATGCAAACGGTGAGAGTACCGCAGTTTACCTGTATCGGCAGACACTCCGATAACTGGATCAACATCATGATCACATCCGACGAGCTGCCGGACTGCAGAACTTCGGCGACATCGACAGTTCTTTGAGGTGCAGGCTTCTTGGATATGCATAACTTCTTCAATGGTTTAGGCGGCTCCTCCTGAACAAACCATAAAAGTGAAGAAAAACGTGCCCCTTTCCGTCCGAAACCACACGATGAGCTTACCTGGAGAACTTGACTAAACTCGGCCAATGCTCGTTTCTTTAAAACAGCAGCCATCGTCGCAGGCTTTCAGAGAATTATCGTGCTACAACTTGACGGCGATTCCATAGAACATCTAAACGTCATGTATCAGGCATGCAACGCAAGAACACTGTACAATCATGCACGAAACTTTACAACCGCCGTAGCCATCGCTACAACAAACGCTGCTAGAACCCATACAACCACCTCTCACGTGCATGCCTGTCCAGTAAAGCGAAAAACTATCAAAAAGAGACGCAAAAAATACCAAAACAAAGCGTCACTTTATAAGCGCTGGCGCTACTTTCTTTGGCAATGTAATGAtaaagtttttgaaaaaaaaacacaaagttgttttgaatattttagaTACTTCTACTACTAATTTTGcgatgtaaaataaaaaaaaattattgttataAGTTTTGCAATTTTATTTAAGCATAAATTGAGGCAAATTGTTGCAAATTGTGACTTCCTGCAGTCTCGAGGTTGTGCCCCCTACCATCAGTTATGTGCTGCTGCCTAGCGTTAGTCACAAAAAGTGCTCGGCTCGGGTTGGAATCGGATGCGAGAGTATAAATCCGTCATTTAAAGTGAGGTTTGCCGATTTCGCCGGCAAGTGAATGCAGTCCTTGTAATACAAGATGGAAATAACTGAAAATAATTTGAGCACGCTCGCCTCGTACCTCCAGCAAACGCTTCAGGTCGACGTGACGACTCGTCGCAATGCGGAGAAATTTCTGGAAACGATAGAGGTGAACCAAAATTACCCTGTCTTGTTGCTGCACCTCGTGGACAAAGCTGACATCGACATGGTGGTTCGTGTGGCCGGTGCGATTGCGTTCAAGAATTACGTGAAGCGTCACTGGGCGGTTTCCGAGGACGGCGCCGACCGAGTGCACCCTAGCGACCGCGCtgccgtcaaggagatgatcgtcGGTCTGATGCTGCGCAGCCCCGAGCAACTGCAGAAACAACTCAGCGATGCCGTCAGCATCATCGGCCGTGAAGACTTCCCAGCCCGCTGGCCGAACCTACTGCCGGAGATGATCAGCCATTTCCAGAGCGGCGAATTCCACATTATCAACGGGGTGCTGCGAACTGCTCATTCTCTCTTCAAGCGCTACCGTTACGAGTTCAAGTCGCAAGAGTTGTGGACCGAAATCAAACACGTCTTGGACAACTTTGCAAAGCCGTTTACCGACCTGTTTGTGGCTACCATGGAGCTGGCCAACACTCATGCCAACAACCCGACTGCGCTCAAGGTCATATTCAGCTCCTTGGTGCTCATAGCGAAAGTCTTCTACAGCCTTAATTATCAAGACCTGCCAGAAATATTTGAAGACAACATGAATATATGGATGTCACACTTTCTTACTCTTCTTACGGCTGACAACAAGGTGCTGCAGACTGATGAGGATGAAGAAGCGGGGCTGCTGGAACAGCTGAAGTCCCAGATATGTGACAATGTTGGCCTCTATGCCCAGAAGTATGACGAAGAATTCCAGACATATCTGCCGGGCTTCGTAACCGCTGTTTGGCACCTTCTGACGACAACTGGGCCGCAGGCCAAGTATGACATTCTCGTCAGCAATGCGATCCACTTTCTTTCTGCCGTTGCTGAGAGGCCCCACTACAAGCAACTGTTTGAAGATGCCAGTGTTCTTGGTTCTATCTGCGAAAAAGTGATCATCCCAAACATGGAGTTCCGCACCACTGATGAAGAGCTCTTTGAAGATAATCCAGAAGAATATGTTCGCAAAGATATCGAAGGGTCGGACATTGACACACGGCGGCGTGCTGCTTGTGACTTAGTTCGTGCTTTGTCCAAACACTTTGAACAGAAGATTACTGAAACATTCTCTCAGTATATCACGGCAATGTTGCAACAATTTGCTAAAGACCCAGCTCAAAACTGGAAGAACAAGGACGTCGCTATTTATCTTGTTACCTCAATGGCTGTCAAGGCACAAACAGCAAAACTGGGTACAACACAGACCAGCTCACTTGTAAATGTGGTCGACTTCTACCGAGAGTTCATTGCCCCTGACCTTCATAATGAGAACCTGACCGAGTTTCCAGTACTGAAAGCTGATGCAATCAAGTACTTAATGGTGTTCCGAAATCAGCTGCCTAAGCACATGATTCTTCAGAGCCTGCCGCATGTGGTCCACCTATTGCTTGCACCGAGTTATGTGGTCCACACATACGCTGCCAGTGCTGTTGACAAGTTTTTCACCATGAAAGACCCACAAGGGAAGGCCGTAATCGCTGCTGCTGATGTGGGGCAAATCTCGGAGCAGCTATTGAAAAACCTTTTCCAGTCTTTTGCTCATCCAGGCTCCGCAGAGAATGAGTACATAATGAAAGCGATGATGCGCACCTTCTCTCTTCTGCAGGAAAATGTGTTGCCCTACCTGAGTCAACTGCTTCCTCTGCTTACAGGCAAGCTTGTGCAGGCCAGCAAGAACCCCTCAAAACCACATTTCAACCACTTCCTCTTTGAGACACTCAGTCTGTCTATAAGGATTGCCTGTGGGAAAGACCCATCGGCAGTGGCAGGCTTTGAGAGCAGCCTGTTTCCAGTGTTCCAGGATATTCTTCAACAGGATGTCCAGGAATTTGTGCCCTATATTTTCCAGCTGCTATCTCTCATGCTGGAATGTCACAGTTCACCCGTGCCTGATCCGTACATGGCACTGTTCCCCTGCTTGCTAGCTCCAGTACTGTGGGAACGGCCGGGAAATATCCACCCGCTGGTTCGTCTGCTGCAGGCCTTCATCGAGCGAGGTGCTGCACAAATCTTGGCTGCTGATCGTCTGATGGGTCTATTGGGTGTCTTTCAGAAGCTTATAGCCTCCAAGTCCAACGATCATGAAGGATTCTACATTGTGCAAAGCATTTTGGAGCACATGAGCCCAGATGCAGTAAGCCAGTACATAAagcaaatttttttattgctctttCAGCGACTTCAGAGCTCTAAAACGACCAAATTTGTGCGAGGCCTGCTCGTCTTCTTTAGCTTGTACGCGTACCGATATGGCGCACCTGCTCTCATCTCCACTGTAGACAGCATCCAAACTAAGATGTTTGGCATGGTCCTAGAGAGGCTCGTCATTGCCGATGTACAGAAAGTCACAGGCCAGTTGGAACGAAAAATCTGTGCTGTAGGCATCACCAAGCTTCTTACCGAGGCCCCTGCCCTCATCGAAGGGGAGTACTCACAATTTTGGGGCCCTCTTCTACAAGCCCTGATTGACCTCTTTGAACTGCCTGAAGATGACAGTGTGCCAGACGATGAACACTTTGTAGAAATTGAGGACACTCCGGGATACCAGACGGCTTACTCGCAGCTTATTTTTGCTGGGAAGAAGGAGCACGACCCCTTCCAGGGAAACATCCCGGACGCACGTTTGCATCTTGTGCGGAGCCTGCAGAAACTCTCGGCTGCCTGTCCCGGTCGTTTGGGGCCCCTTATCAGCAGCTCACTGCAGCCAGCGGCCAACAACTTTCTGCAGCGCTACTTTCAGATGGCCAACGTACAGCTCATGTGAGAGCTGGCCTTTCCATGATCTGTGTGGCTTCTGCACAAGAATCGAACTGAAGCTGTCAGCTGCAATGTGACCTTTTGGCATGGACTGAGGCTTAGCAAGTTTTGCCAAAGTGCTTACAGTCCCAAAGCAGAA
Above is a window of Rhipicephalus microplus isolate Deutch F79 chromosome 1, USDA_Rmic, whole genome shotgun sequence DNA encoding:
- the Cse1 gene encoding chromosome segregation 1; protein product: MEITENNLSTLASYLQQTLQVDVTTRRNAEKFLETIEVNQNYPVLLLHLVDKADIDMVVRVAGAIAFKNYVKRHWAVSEDGADRVHPSDRAAVKEMIVGLMLRSPEQLQKQLSDAVSIIGREDFPARWPNLLPEMISHFQSGEFHIINGVLRTAHSLFKRYRYEFKSQELWTEIKHVLDNFAKPFTDLFVATMELANTHANNPTALKVIFSSLVLIAKVFYSLNYQDLPEIFEDNMNIWMSHFLTLLTADNKVLQTDEDEEAGLLEQLKSQICDNVGLYAQKYDEEFQTYLPGFVTAVWHLLTTTGPQAKYDILVSNAIHFLSAVAERPHYKQLFEDASVLGSICEKVIIPNMEFRTTDEELFEDNPEEYVRKDIEGSDIDTRRRAACDLVRALSKHFEQKITETFSQYITAMLQQFAKDPAQNWKNKDVAIYLVTSMAVKAQTAKLGTTQTSSLVNVVDFYREFIAPDLHNENLTEFPVLKADAIKYLMVFRNQLPKHMILQSLPHVVHLLLAPSYVVHTYAASAVDKFFTMKDPQGKAVIAAADVGQISEQLLKNLFQSFAHPGSAENEYIMKAMMRTFSLLQENVLPYLSQLLPLLTGKLVQASKNPSKPHFNHFLFETLSLSIRIACGKDPSAVAGFESSLFPVFQDILQQDVQEFVPYIFQLLSLMLECHSSPVPDPYMALFPCLLAPVLWERPGNIHPLVRLLQAFIERGAAQILAADRLMGLLGVFQKLIASKSNDHEGFYIVQSILEHMSPDAVSQYIKQIFLLLFQRLQSSKTTKFVRGLLVFFSLYAYRYGAPALISTVDSIQTKMFGMVLERLVIADVQKVTGQLERKICAVGITKLLTEAPALIEGEYSQFWGPLLQALIDLFELPEDDSVPDDEHFVEIEDTPGYQTAYSQLIFAGKKEHDPFQGNIPDARLHLVRSLQKLSAACPGRLGPLISSSLQPAANNFLQRYFQMANVQLM